The stretch of DNA GGCATTACGTAAATGCGCTACCATTTCCATCTTTATAAATTCATTTTGGATCATTGCTAATGAACCATCGATATGTGCTTGAAGATCTGCAGTATCTTTCAGGTTTTCTTTTGTTTGAATTTCATCTAATAGATGTTTGAGGTATTTAAAACGATTTTCTACGTTTTCAAAATTTTCTAAACTTACAGCTTTATCTAGTATCGATGCAAATTGTAAACGCCTTGAAATAGCTTTGCCCATTTTATCAAAAGGCTCAGAAATTTTGTTTTCGTCCTCCAATACCTTTTGATATGATTCCCTTGAAAGCTTATCACTTTTATAGAGCGATTCTGGTTCTTTGAGAAAAAAACTAGAAAAGTCTATCGTTTTAGGTGCAGTTTTCTGACTATTTGTTATAGCTTGATAGGTTTTTTCTGTTTGCGAAAGTTGTTCTTTTTTTAACGCAAGCTGTTTTTTTAAGAGCTCAATAATTTCTTCTTTTTTTAAAAGCTGAAGGATTTCCGAATATGCTGCTGATGGAGCAGGTGGTGTCGGTGGAGCAGGTTGTGACTTTTTAGGTGGTTTTGGCTTTTTTTTAACTTGAGGTTTATTAGGACGTTTAATTTTAACATTTTTATTGTCTGTTGAAGCTGACAAGCCAGGATATTCCCGATATGATATAGCTCCTCCTGATATGTGGAGTTTTACTTTATTTCTATTATACCCATGTTCGCTATTTGCATGTGCCAAATTTATCATTCCCAAAATGGTAATCATTCCTGTTATAATAAATCTCTTTTTCATATATCTCCTCGCTTGATTTCGGCAGGGATTGTTTTATTAATAGGCACACGGTTCCAATTACTTGGTTGCTTTGGCTTTGGTGCTAATACACAAGCTGATAAAAGGTTTGTAATCAGAATTATAAGAATGATAGATTTCATTTTAATATGACTCTTTTTACTGTTGTATCCATTCTGATATTTATTATCATTATTATAATTTTGACACTAAAGTAAAGTGTATAGTTTGCGATAATTGATCTTTTCTTAATTTCATTTTTAAATTTATGAAAATAGCCCAATTTCAGTGCGAATATTTTTTACTGTAGGATTGGATATCCTCGTTATTTTGTCATATGGATATTAGGGGCGTCTGTTAGGGGAAGCATTGCTTTTTATATCATCTAGTTTCTATGTCTCCATAGATGTCCAAATGTAATTCCTTTTGCGAGAGAATTGGCAACACTTGATAGTTTGAGTAAAAGCGTGATGGATATAATGGACAAGATGAGAGCACCCCCAAACATGGCGCTTATATTCTGGTCGTAATCGAGTCTCATATCGCTCAAATAGTTTGCAAAGATATTCATCATCAGATTAAATACAGTCGCTAAGAGTAGAAAGAGGATTGTATAATTGATGATTTGGATTATCCATTGCTCGAAAAGGCGATGAGTTGGTTGCCAGAGCAAAGCAATGATGAAGAGAGGTCCCCATCCTACGAGAAGTGTAATAGCGATTTTTGTCAGGAGCACGAGACCACCACCGATTGCTACTACGAGGCTTGTTGCTAGCAAGATGATGATGCCTAAGAGACTGTAAAGCAGTCCATTGGCTTCGAAGAAGACGGTTTCTTGGAAAAGACGTCCTGCATATTGAAATCCTTTGGTTGCTGCTGTGTCCAGTAGATTCATTAATTGTGTATCATTGAGTGGATCTGTTATGAGCGCTTTTGATAACTCATAGGGCATTTGTGTTATCAAATTGGCAATTTCACTTTGATACAGTCCTGCGGTAAGAGCTATTGAGGTAATAATACTTATCCGTAGGAACCGATTTACAAATCCGGAGAGAGGCATATCTATAGCGCCCCGAATGATGAGCCATCCATAGATGATGAAAGCGATTGTGATACCGATTGATACAAAGGGTGTGATTGTGGCTATTGTTTTTGAGGAAATATCTGTGACATATGTTTTTGTTATCTGATCAATTTTATTGAAAAGTTGCGTGAACACTGTAAAGTCCATGGAATTCCTCTTTAACGAATTTTCAATTTTTTATCACCTTGAAACATAGATACATGCTAAACGCTTCATTTTCATTTATACATTACCTAAGTATTTTCACTACGTTATCGTGGCTTTGAGAAAACCCTTCTGCCCCTCTGAATTGTTCAGATAGTACTGAACCTTCTACATTGGCTTTTGTTTTTATCGTATGATAGGCATCCCTTTTTTTTCATGGTTAAAAATTTTCATATCAAGTTCGCGTCTTTTCCTTTTGATAAGTGATTGCTCGGCATTACGTAAATGCGCTACCATTTCCATCTTTATAAATTCATTTTGGATCATTGCTAATGAACCATCGATATGTGCTTGAAGATCTGCAGTATCTTTCAGGTTTTCTTTTGTTTGAATTTCATCTAATAGATGTTTGAGGTATTTAAAACGATTTTCTACGTTTTCAAAATTTTCTAAACTTACAGCTTTATCTAGTATCGATGCAAATTGTAAACGCCTTGAAATAGCTTTGCCCATTTTATCAAAAGGCTCAGAAATTTTGTTTTCGTCCTCCAATACCTTTTGATATGATTCCCTTGAAAGCTTATCACTTTTATAGAGCGATTCTGGTTCTTTGAGAAAAAAACTAGAAAAGTCTATCGTTTTAGGTGCAGTTTTCTGACTATTTGTTATAGCTTGATAGGTTTTTTCTGTTTGCGAAAGTTGTTCTTTTTTTAACGCAAGCTGTTTTTTTAAGAGCTCAATAATTTCTTCTTTTTTTAAAAGCTGAAGGATTTCCGAATATGCTGCTGATGGAGCAGGTGGTGTCGGTGCGAGATTTCCGTTATTTCCAGAAGTAGGTGGAAGTTTTTTGGGTGGCTGGGAACCTTTTGGTGGCTTGCGGCCTCTTGGTGGTGTTGGTTGTTTTTGACGTCTCCTTGCTGCAGTGAGATCATCTAACCCCGTACCAGAGGCTACAATAACACGCTTGCTACTTCCTCCTTGCTTAGTAACAGTGTCACTTCTTGTTAAGTTTGTTGTTCCAAGAAAAGCACTAATTGTTATGATAATAATCAGTTTTTTCATATTTTATTCCTTTTAATTTTCACATATTTAGAAAGACTGACCATTACATTAACCTCATAAATCAGTTTATGAAATTCCTTTGTCTCCTCGCTTGATTTCGGCAGGGATTGTTTTATTAATAGGCACACGGTTCCAATTACTTGGTTGCTTTGGCTTTGGTGCTAATACACAAGCTGATAAAAGGTTTGTAATCAGAATTATAAGAATGATAGATTTCATTTTAATATGACTCTTTTTACTGTTGTATCCATTCTGATATTTATTATCATTATTATAATTTTGACACTAAAGTAAAGTGTATAGTTTGCGATAATTGATCTTTTCTTAATTTCATTTTTAAATTTATGAAAATAGCCCAATTTCAGTGCGAATATTTTTTACTGTAGGATTGGATATCCTCGTTATTTTGTCATATGGATATTAGGGGCGTCTGTTAGGGGAAGCATTGCTTTTTATATCATCTAGTTTCTATGTCTCCATAGATGTCCAAATGTAATTCCTTTTGCGAGAGAATTGGCAACACTTGATAGTTTGAGTAAAAGCGTGATGGATATAATGGACAAGATGAGAGCACCCCCAAACATGGCGCTTATATTCTGGTCGTAATCGAGTCTCATATCGCTCAAATAGTTTGCAAAGATATTCATCATCAGATTAAATACAGTCGCTAAGAGTAGAAAGAGGATTGTATAATTGATGATTTGGATTATCCATTGCTCGAAAAGGCGATGAGTTGGTTGCCAGAGCAAAGCAATGATGAAGAGAGGTCCCCATCCTACGAGAAGTGTAATAGCGATTTTTGTCAGGAGCACGAGACCACCACCGATTGCTACTACGAGGCTTGTTGCTAGCAAGATGATGATGCCTAAGAGACTGTAAAGCAGTCCATTGGCTTCGAAGAAGACGGTTTCTTGGAAAAGACGTCCTGCATATTGAAATCCTTTGGTTGCTGCTGTGTCCAGTAGATTCATTAATTGTGTATCATTAAGTGGATCTGTTATGAGCGCTTTTGATAACTCATAGGGCATTTGTGTTATCAAATTGGCAATTTCACTTTGATACAGTCCTGCGGTAAGAGCTATTGAGGTAATAATACTTATCCGTAGGAACCGATTTACAAATCCGGAGAGAGGCATATCTATAGCGCCCCGAATGATGAGCCATCCATAGATGATGAAAGCGATTGTGATACCGATTGATACAAAGGGTGTGATTGTAGCTATTGTTTTTGAGGAAATATCTGTGACATATGTTTTTGTTATCTGATCAATTTTATTGAAAAGTTGCGTGAACACTGTAAAGTCCATGGAATTCCTCTTTAACGAATTTTCAATTTTTCATGTGCTTTTTAAGCATTTTTCGTTGATTTTTTTAGGATGGAATTAAACTCTGCGGACTTTTTCAGTCTATGAGAGAGAATTTAATATTATGCATTAACTTTTGCTTTTTACGAGTATACAGGAAAAATAATATACAACATATTGTTATAAAAAGCT from Bartonella taylorii encodes:
- a CDS encoding type IV secretion system protein encodes the protein MKKRFIITGMITILGMINLAHANSEHGYNRNKVKLHISGGAISYREYPGLSASTDNKNVKIKRPNKPQVKKKPKPPKKSQPAPPTPPAPSAAYSEILQLLKKEEIIELLKKQLALKKEQLSQTEKTYQAITNSQKTAPKTIDFSSFFLKEPESLYKSDKLSRESYQKVLEDENKISEPFDKMGKAISRRLQFASILDKAVSLENFENVENRFKYLKHLLDEIQTKENLKDTADLQAHIDGSLAMIQNEFIKMEMVAHLRNAEQSLIKRKRRELDMKIFNHEKKGMPIIR
- a CDS encoding TrwH protein — protein: MKSIILIILITNLLSACVLAPKPKQPSNWNRVPINKTIPAEIKRGDI
- a CDS encoding type IV secretion system protein, which codes for MDFTVFTQLFNKIDQITKTYVTDISSKTIATITPFVSIGITIAFIIYGWLIIRGAIDMPLSGFVNRFLRISIITSIALTAGLYQSEIANLITQMPYELSKALITDPLNDTQLMNLLDTAATKGFQYAGRLFQETVFFEANGLLYSLLGIIILLATSLVVAIGGGLVLLTKIAITLLVGWGPLFIIALLWQPTHRLFEQWIIQIINYTILFLLLATVFNLMMNIFANYLSDMRLDYDQNISAMFGGALILSIISITLLLKLSSVANSLAKGITFGHLWRHRN
- a CDS encoding type IV secretion system protein, whose amino-acid sequence is MKKLIIIITISAFLGTTNLTRSDTVTKQGGSSKRVIVASGTGLDDLTAARRRQKQPTPPRGRKPPKGSQPPKKLPPTSGNNGNLAPTPPAPSAAYSEILQLLKKEEIIELLKKQLALKKEQLSQTEKTYQAITNSQKTAPKTIDFSSFFLKEPESLYKSDKLSRESYQKVLEDENKISEPFDKMGKAISRRLQFASILDKAVSLENFENVENRFKYLKHLLDEIQTKENLKDTADLQAHIDGSLAMIQNEFIKMEMVAHLRNAEQSLIKRKRRELDMKIFNHEKKGMPIIR
- a CDS encoding type IV secretion system protein, which codes for MDFTVFTQLFNKIDQITKTYVTDISSKTIATITPFVSIGITIAFIIYGWLIIRGAIDMPLSGFVNRFLRISIITSIALTAGLYQSEIANLITQMPYELSKALITDPLNDTQLMNLLDTAATKGFQYAGRLFQETVFFEANGLLYSLLGIIILLATSLVVAIGGGLVLLTKIAITLLVGWGPLFIIALLWQPTHRLFEQWIIQIINYTILFLLLATVFNLMMNIFANYLSDMRLDYDQNISAMFGGALILSIISITLLLKLSSVANSLAKGITFGHLWRHRN